Genomic window (Musa acuminata AAA Group cultivar baxijiao chromosome BXJ1-9, Cavendish_Baxijiao_AAA, whole genome shotgun sequence):
TGGTTTTCTTAGGTTAGCTTAAATATTTTAGATGGATAGAGAGAATCCTGATCTTTTACAAACAGTGTGCCTAAAAATTATTGGATTGGCAATAATGTTTACTCAGGTGATCAGTTGGCAATAGGAAAAGAAACAGGACGTCGGTTGGGAATGGGTACAAACATGTATCCATCATCAGCTTTATTGGGGCAAAACAAGGACGAGTCAATTGTTGCTTTGCCAGTTGATGAATTAATTGAGAAGGCAGATGGCTTTGCTGGTGTATTTCCAGGTACTGTCATCAGTATACACTTTCTTGAGTCAGTTAGTATTAGCTTATTTTTAAAAGTCAATACCTTCTTCCTGGTCTTTCAGAGCACAAGTATGAGATTGTTAAGCGTTTGCAAGCAAGGAAGCATATTTGTGGTATGACTGGTGATGGAGTAAATGATGCTCCTGCTTTAAAGAAGGCTGATATTGGGATAGCAGTTGCAGATGCAACTGATGCAGCTCGTAGTGCTTCTGATATTGTTCTTACTGAGCCTGGCCTGAGTGTCATTATCAGTGCTGTCTTGACCAGTCGTGCGATCTTTCAGAGGATGAAAAATTATACAGTAAGTTGTGCCTATGATAAGCAACCTGTAGATTTTTCTAAACGACTCTTTGAATCTATCTCCTGTTTTTGCTTAAACTGCTGTACTAAAGTGGTTGCATGCTTTTGCAGATATATGCAGTCTCCATCACTATCCGAATTGTGGTATGTTTTCCTGGTTGACCCTACAAAAAAAACTTGCAATTGCATTTATATGAGGTTGTGTCCTGTTCAAGCATCAAAATTACCAACCGGGTTGTCTTTCTGCTACTTTTTAATGGTCTCAAATAGAACTTGGCAATTTCTCTTGGCTTCTCAAAAACATTCTTGGCTTTGAATGGATTTTATGCTGTTACTCAGCTCCTCATGTTGCACTGAACCATGCAGCATAAGTTGAAGCACATGACTCATGGACATCATGTGAATTGACTTTGAAACTCTCTGTTTCATTCCAATAATACAGATAATTACATTTTGTATGGTACGAGATTTACCAGGTAGTTGGATTACCATTCTTATGATACATATGTTTATTTGGACAGCTGGGATTTATGCTGCTTGCACTCATATGGAAGTTCGACTTTCCACCCTTCATGGTCCTTATCATTGCGGTTCTCAACGATGGTAATGCTCCCTTTTTGTGCCTCATTTGTTTTGCTTAAGAGGCAGTGTGAAATCACTCCTTTATTTACTTCAGACAATTGGGATAGTTCTACCGGTTGCAATGGTTGACCATTCAAATACTTGTAGTGTTCTCCAAATCACTATGACTTCGTCATCATGTTCAGGTACCATAATGACCATCTCAAAGGACAGGGTCAAACCATCTCCTCTTCCTGACAGCTGGAAGCTGGCTGAGATTTTTGCAACGGGAATCATCCTTGGTGGCTACTTAGCAATGATGACAGTCATTTTCTTCTGGGCTGCATATGACACTGATTTCTTCCCGGTGAGCTATTGTGTTTAATCAGTCAtgctttccaaagaactaagaatACATAATCTCTGGGCTCCTGACTCCCAGATCTCCTAGAAGTCCTGCTTTTTCCTTCCTTTGTGTTAACGATCTTTTGTATAATGCTTCTGCTGGTTGATAATTGCAGAGGGTATTCAAGGTCGAAAGCCTTGAGAAGACAACACAGGATGACTTCCAAAAGCTTGCTTCTGCCATCTACCTGCAAGTCAGCATCATCAGTCAGGCACTCATATTTGTGACACGATCCCGCAGTTGGTCCTTCATTGAGCGGCCTGGTTTGTTGCTTGTTATGGCTTTCTTGGCTGCTCAGCTGGTAATGTTTTGATTCTCCTCAATCATGATACGCTAGAGAGATGATTCACAGTTACTATGATGACCTCTGTCGACTGCCATGTGCTCATGCAGATTGCCACACTGATTGCGGTATATGCTGATTGGGGCTTTGCTGCCATTAAAGGCATCGGATGGCGCTGGGCTGGGGTCATTTGGCTTTACAACCTCATATTCTACTTCCCACTCGATATCATCAAATTCTTTATACGCTATGCTCTGAGTGGGAAAGCTTGGGAGCTCGTCATCGAGCAAAGGGTAACACACTCAAGAAACTCAGTGGCACAACACGTCTGAGTTCAAATTTTCTGCTCGACTCTGAAAAGGTTGGGATCATTTATTCTTGCAGATAGCTTTTACAAGAAAGAAGGATTTCGGGAAGGAAGAAAGGGAACTCAGGTGGGCTCATGCTCAGAGAACATTGCACGGACTGCAGCCACCTGATACCAAGTTCAGCGAGAGGTCCACTGTAACCGAACTGAATCAGATCGCAGAGGAAGCCAAACGGCGAGCTGAGATTGCAAGGTACAATCGATAACCCCGATCGTAAAAAACTGCTTGATTATAGTTCCCCCATATTCTTTCGCATTCACAGTCTGTACCCATACAACCTTGATCCTTGCATGATGATCGGAAGCAGATACTTCCATTTGGATAAATCATCCATTTTGTAAATCAAATCCGCTCGATATCGTTGTAGCTTTTCCCTGAGACTTGAATTTGGACTCGCAGGCTCAGGGAACTAAACACGCTGAAGGGGCATGTGGAGTCGGTGGTGAGGCTGAAGGGCTTGGACATCGGCACCATTCAGCAATCCTACACTGTCTGAGCCAACAACAGCCTGCTCGTTCCATGGAACACCGCAGTCCATCATCTCGCATCGAAGTTACTGTACACCTCGATAATGTTCTAtgttagatagatagatatataccaTCTATATGCATGTTTTGTTTGCTCGTACTTCCATTCTCTCTTGCATGAGAAAAGAAATGGAGGTGAGGAATCAGGTAAAAGCTAATGTCTTCAGAATCGTCTTATCATGTGTCTTCTACTTCTCACCACTGATTGCTTGTTGGTGTCGTTCGAGGAGCGATGCACGACGCAAACCCTTCGATGGATCCCCATGCTGTATTCTTCTGCTTCACGTGGCACCCACCTCGATGCTCTCACGTCATCGGAAGGTTGTGGTTGGGGCCTCCACTGTGCAGTTGCCCACATCTTATCCCTCTCATCAGCTTCCCCACTAGCGTTGGTGTTATGATCGGATAACTTACTAAAATGTTTAGCTTAAGTTAATTGGATAAGTGTGAATTATTAATTCAAAATGtttaatttgataaatcaatTCGAAGTATCACAATGTCTTTCATTTATGATTTTACAGCAACAATGTTGCGCGGAGTAAAACTGTCCAAAAATATGCATCTTCGTATTGGCTCCAAGCGAGACGACATCCATAACCTTAGTTTATGTGCCTTATAAAACAATCTTATAGTGATATGATAAATTCTTTATCACTACTAAATTATCATCTCACGATCCTCATTATTTGTATCCATAAAGCAATAcatcaattaattttaattatttttaatcaaaagatAAGTGATGAAAGTAATATTCGATCCCTAAACATAACGATAAATTAAGTCTTTAGCTGACACCTTCAATTTTAATTACATTATTAATACATCTTCGAAACCGAAGCTGGGTTGCCGAATCAGAGCCGTCGCTACGTGGGACCCATCCATGGGAGTTAATTGGACGGAACTCGATGCGTTTGTGATCCCACTCCGGCCCAATCCGGCCCAATCGTGACGTTTGGTTCGCCGCATCAGGTCCACCGACGGTTCATCCACTCCTCTTTATcggctcgatggacgtttgattAGGGTTTTGCGGCCGTTTGCTCTTCGAGCCCAGTGCTTGTGTCGACCCCGAACCCGCCCCCCTTCTCCGCCTCCTCCTTGTCGCCCGCTTTCCGATATGTCGGCTGTTGTGGCCACTTCGGAGGAGGATCCAGCGCTCGCCGTGATCCGCTTTACTGCCGAGCTCTCCTGGGCCGATGCGGGGCCGGAGGTAAAGAAGATTTACACCTACTGGGGGGATTTTGCTCATTCGTTTTTCGATAATTATGATATGCTTTCCGGATCTAATTTGGTGACCCGTTGGATCTCTGCTTTAAGTAATGGATCAGAATGGCATCATTCTTGCACGTATTGTTCGCGTTCCAATTTCGTTTTTGGTTTCTGAACAAGAAAGGTACTTTATTTGTGATGAATAACGTAAAGATAACAACGTTAATCCTTGTGCTTGAACAAATTCTGTttaaaatgagtttttttttttctggagttCATATACTTTCCGTTTTTTATGAAGTGTTCCAAGTAGATTTTTATGTGTTGTATACAGGCTCTGTGATTCTTGTTCCATTTTGCTAGTTCAGGAATTTTGATTTGATAGTTTGTTTCATATTGTTCTTGATAGGTTGCCGAAACTCAGGTGAGTGAATTATGTATGGAAGCAGAAGAATTCATGTTTAGAAGTAGGTGGCTGGATTTGGTTTCTTTAATCCTAACTTCGGCCGACTTGATAACATCTCGAGTGTCAGAGAAAGGTACAATTGCAACTTGCTTTGCTGATGATTGTAAGAATGATTTGATGGCTGGCAGATCTGTTCAATGTCTTTGGCTTTTGATCACGTTTTAGTATGAAATTACAATCAAATAAATGGTGAACAATTAGTTCTTTGCCAAACATGTTGGACTCTTGATCTTGAGTCTTTTCTTTCTCCatgtaattatttatttatttactttgttAGTGCAATGCTCCATCTTAGGACCTGATAGTTTTGCTTTATTATGGTAAGGGAACTCTTGAAGCATCACCTAAAAGCCTGTTCTGTTTTCTCaaattatctgaaaatagattttaTGGCTCTTTTAAAATTGTTCATATTTTAACTGACCTAGACTTATCAGCAAATCACACTTACCGTTAATTTAGAGTCtgctactaattgttttacagtttcaccttctctctctctctctctctctctctctctctctctctctctatatatatatatatatatatatatatatatatatatatatatatatatatatatatatatatatatatagagagagagagagagagagagagagagagagagagagagagagagaaaatatgtgtgtgtgtgtatatatatacacacacacacatcatacTCACTGTGAAGAATAACTTTTAAATTCTGAATTTTGAAATTTGTTATTTCTTCCTTGTCGCATCCTCACTGTTTAAACACTCGATACATTCTTGAGAATGAAACtctaataattaaaatatctaaGAAAATAACATAGTGATGATTAAGAATTCATAATTTTCCATGCAGAATCTTGCTTCCTTATCTTCTTCACTGGTATTTGTTTTATTCTGATATGTAAAAAGCTTTATCAGGACATTTTTTAAGCTTTTTTCAGTATCTTGCTATATACTAGTGTTAAGACCATCCTTGGCAAATTCTTAAAGTAAGATTATGTTTGGCTTATGCAGTAGCATAGGCAAAGCACTGGTGCTAGAGTTCTTCAATCATCTTGGTAGCCATTCAGGTTTTGCCTTTGATTTTATGGTAAGGAATAAAACCATTCCACTTGTTTTCTTGTTGCAGATCTTGAGTGCATCTTTACTGTTACTTGCAACCTTGTCACAAGAGCAAATACTCCTGATGAAGCATTGGAGATGGCGAAATTAATATCCTCAAAAGTTGTACAACAACCAACTGATAGACCTGCTTTGCGACTTAAGATGTGAGGCTTTCTTCACTTTGTTTTATTTAGGGCTTTATGTTGTTGTGTCACTCTCCCTTACTTGTCCACTTGTTTGAAGCAGTCTATTCAACCTCTACAACCTTCTAGAGAACCCATATAGCAGGTTCTTTGTTTATAAAAAGGCGCTTGATTTGGCAGCCGGTGGGAAAGTTGCTGAAAGCATCATTCCTTCATTTAAGAATATTGACAGCTTCTTACAAGAATGGAATATTGGAAAAATAGATCAGAGGGAACTCTTTCGTAGCATCTCAAACATTTTGAATGATAACAAGAGGTGCAGAATAAAATGCCAATTGTTTTTCTCATCCATATCTTTGATCCTCAGTTTTCATAATGCTCCATTTTTCATGACATGCAGCATGGCAAAAGATTCTTTTGCCTTTTTGACAAGGTATTTAGCCACTTTTTCTGGTGCGGGTGAGGATGCTTACACAATGAATGAAGCCAAAGAAGAAGCTGTTCAAGCCATCATAGAATTTGTCAAGTCTCCTGATATATTTCAGGTACATCAGAAGTGTAGTCTTAGTAGTGCATTCAAAATGAAGGTTTGAATATTCAAGTCTTTAAGAGATACTAAAACCAACGAAATGGTAAAATAAAGGAATTCATCCTTAAAACGATAATTTCTTCAACCTTTACACATTTTTTGCTAAAGGATAAGGATCTAGAATCCCACAAAAACTGCCAAGAAGACACCAACATGATCCTAATCATCAATCTTGTACCTGCCTGCGAATGACCTCATTCACCCTTGATTATCACCAATTTTGATCTTACTAGGGTGCTTCTTTTATGAGTGTCTTAACACAGCTAACCAAGAGTTTTGCTTTTGTCGATAGGGTTCCTACCATGATTTTATACATTTCCATTTTTCATTTTGATATCTGATGCtaacagaaaaaaaaacatatacatatatatataattccacACTTTAGATCATAATGGTTAGTACATAGGAATGGGATCCTGCTTGTGGAGAACATAATTGACCCAAAACCAAACCAAGCTGACCCAGTAAAGATTCACGTCGGCCTGATCTTAGTCGATTTTTAAATGGACAATTTTGACTTTGAAGAGTGGCTGTGATAGGTGGGCTTGAGATCACAAATGCCATATTCGTGAACTCTCACTCCTGTCAGGTGGTATGCAATTTGTTGGCTACGTGTTTTGTGCATAGCCAGTATCATAACATGAGGTGCATGTTAGTACAACCATATTCCTTGTGCCTTTTCTGTCCTGTGCCTCCACCTTGATATAGATTCTTCACATCACATGCTCAAGCTACAATAGACACTCCGTCTAAGCTTCTTTGCATGGGAGCTACACCTTGTGGTTTGTCACCCATTTATCTTGCCCGTGGTGTCTGCTTTAGCACCATCAAGATATTTATGGCATATGCTGATCTACTGCCAATAATCTTCTCACCTGATTCTGGTTTTGCTAATCTATTGTCGTTACCCTAAGTATAGTGCTTTGTATGACATATACTGCAGGAATGTTACGTGCTGGTCTGCAATCAGTATGCTATTATTGGTTGAGACCATTGGCCAACGTTGAAATATCAGTTGGGCTTTTTTCGCTGGACGCCTGACCCCAAAGTGTAGTGAAAAATAAATTGATTCTTCAACCAATTCAAGTTGCTCAAATAATCCATTCCCTAGATAtatatttgttttcttttgatGCACACTTCATATCAACTGCTGTTACACTTCAGTTTTGATCTCATACGCTAATATATATCATGTTAGCT
Coding sequences:
- the LOC135592884 gene encoding uncharacterized protein LOC135592884 isoform X1 — encoded protein: MSAVVATSEEDPALAVIRFTAELSWADAGPEVAETQVSELCMEAEEFMFRSRWLDLVSLILTSADLITSRVSEKDLECIFTVTCNLVTRANTPDEALEMAKLISSKVVQQPTDRPALRLKILFNLYNLLENPYSRFFVYKKALDLAAGGKVAESIIPSFKNIDSFLQEWNIGKIDQRELFRSISNILNDNKSMAKDSFAFLTRYLATFSGAGEDAYTMNEAKEEAVQAIIEFVKSPDIFQCDLFDMPAVAQLEKDGKYALVYQLLKIFVTQRLDAYFDFHAANSTLLKSYGLVHEDCITKMRLMSLLDLSSHESGEIPYSLIRDTLRITDDEVEYWVVKAITSKQLDCKMDQLNQVVIVSRHTERVFGLSQWENLRLKLGAWRRNIANGISTIQANKISEGLQGMQGLAIR